Proteins from one Pseudomonas grandcourensis genomic window:
- a CDS encoding SDR family NAD(P)-dependent oxidoreductase, with protein sequence MNNQHPQIAVVTGASRGVGQGIALALGAAGMTVYVTGRAPAQGGSSLYGHALRGSLEDTAAAITAAGGRGIAVVCDHADDAQVQALFSRVEEECGHLDLLVNNAAFIHDQLIEPGPFWAKPLDLVRILDVGLRSAYIASFYAAPLLLKSAQGLICFTSSFGAGCYMHGPAYGAQKAGVDKLAADMAIDFEEQGVAALSLWLGPQLTERTKIAGEQHGEQYQAFLAHAETPQFNGRVIHALLNDPQLMALSGQTLITAEIAPGYGISEAEGRQPPSHRAMLGDPRQQHPARVV encoded by the coding sequence ATGAACAACCAGCATCCGCAGATCGCCGTAGTGACCGGTGCCAGTCGCGGAGTCGGGCAGGGCATTGCCCTGGCCCTCGGGGCGGCGGGAATGACGGTGTATGTCACCGGTCGTGCCCCGGCGCAGGGCGGATCGAGCTTGTACGGGCATGCCTTGCGCGGCTCGCTGGAGGACACCGCCGCTGCGATCACCGCTGCTGGTGGGCGCGGTATCGCGGTGGTCTGTGATCACGCCGATGACGCGCAGGTTCAGGCGCTGTTTAGCCGTGTGGAAGAAGAGTGTGGGCATCTGGATCTGCTGGTGAACAACGCCGCGTTCATCCATGACCAGTTGATCGAGCCGGGGCCGTTCTGGGCTAAACCGCTGGACCTGGTGCGCATTCTCGACGTCGGTCTGCGCTCGGCCTACATCGCCAGCTTCTACGCCGCGCCGCTGTTGCTGAAAAGTGCCCAGGGGCTGATCTGCTTTACCTCGTCGTTCGGTGCCGGCTGCTACATGCATGGTCCGGCGTACGGCGCGCAAAAAGCCGGTGTCGACAAGCTGGCGGCGGACATGGCGATCGATTTCGAGGAGCAGGGCGTGGCGGCGTTGTCGCTTTGGCTCGGCCCGCAACTGACCGAACGCACGAAGATTGCCGGCGAGCAGCATGGCGAGCAGTACCAGGCGTTCCTGGCCCACGCCGAAACCCCGCAATTCAACGGGCGGGTGATTCATGCCTTGCTCAATGATCCGCAGCTGATGGCGTTGTCCGGGCAGACCCTGATCACCGCCGAAATCGCTCCTGGTTACGGCATCAGCGAAGCCGAAGGCCGCCAGCCGCCATCCCATCGTGCCATGCTCGGCGACCCGCGCCAGCAGCATCCGGCGCGGGTGGTCTGA
- a CDS encoding ferredoxin--NADP reductase, with protein MGTQQQNLTPAEHTTASVSLQVCAVIDETADARSLVLDVPPTLRERFRYKPGQFLSFRVPFAGKLLTRCYSMASSPLADALPKVTVKRVDGGRVSNWMNEVQVGDWLEVLPPAGHFCLDPQADTEKPLVLFGGGSGITPVFSILKSVLHSSRRPIKLIYANRDEASVIFKDELCQLIKAHPDQLHVVHVLDSVQGFLTDHQVRHLLRGSAGGDYFICGPGPFMDTVERTLLALGEAAERIHVERFVSPPDPDELLAEEALAREAAMASQCEALIVELDGVQHEIACQPGDTLLQSCKAAGLDVPSSCEEGFCGACMCVVKEGEVQLARNDVLTPKELADGWTLACQSRPTGAKVRLKFPD; from the coding sequence ATGGGCACGCAACAACAGAACCTGACCCCGGCCGAACACACGACGGCAAGCGTCTCATTGCAAGTGTGCGCGGTGATCGACGAGACCGCTGACGCGCGCTCGCTGGTGCTGGACGTACCGCCAACCCTGCGTGAACGGTTTCGCTACAAACCGGGCCAGTTCCTGAGTTTTCGCGTGCCCTTCGCCGGCAAACTGTTGACCCGCTGCTATTCCATGGCCAGCTCGCCCCTTGCGGACGCGCTGCCCAAGGTCACGGTGAAACGGGTCGACGGCGGCCGGGTGTCGAACTGGATGAACGAAGTCCAGGTCGGCGACTGGCTGGAAGTGCTGCCACCGGCCGGGCATTTCTGCCTGGACCCGCAGGCGGACACCGAAAAGCCCCTGGTCCTGTTCGGGGGCGGTTCGGGCATCACCCCGGTGTTTTCCATTCTCAAGTCGGTGCTGCATAGCAGTCGGCGGCCGATCAAGTTGATCTACGCCAACCGCGATGAAGCGTCGGTGATATTCAAGGACGAGCTGTGCCAGTTGATCAAGGCGCATCCTGATCAACTGCACGTGGTGCACGTCCTCGATTCGGTGCAGGGTTTCCTGACGGACCATCAGGTCCGTCATCTGCTGCGCGGATCGGCCGGTGGCGACTACTTCATCTGCGGGCCGGGCCCCTTCATGGACACCGTGGAGCGCACGCTGCTGGCACTGGGCGAAGCGGCCGAGCGGATCCATGTCGAACGTTTCGTTTCGCCACCGGACCCCGACGAACTGTTGGCCGAAGAAGCCCTCGCCCGCGAGGCCGCGATGGCTTCGCAGTGCGAAGCGCTGATCGTTGAGCTCGATGGTGTGCAACACGAAATCGCCTGCCAGCCCGGCGACACCCTGCTGCAAAGTTGCAAGGCTGCCGGTCTGGATGTGCCGTCGTCCTGTGAAGAAGGTTTCTGCGGCGCGTGCATGTGCGTGGTCAAGGAAGGTGAGGTTCAGTTGGCACGCAACGATGTACTGACACCCAAGGAACTCGCCGACGGTTGGACACTGGCCTGCCAGAGCCGACCGACCGGGGCGAAAGTACGCCTGAAATTCCCGGATTGA
- a CDS encoding SDR family oxidoreductase, whose product MARLQNKVAVVTGGASGIGLACVRRFAEEGAQVVGLDIGSAPADFPGLFMTLDVRDEAQVQQVMQEVISRLGRIDVLVNAAGVADQGSVTQTTTANWQRVMDINLTGSMLTSKYALASMVEQRNGSIINVGSIFGLQGCDGNVAYNVSKGGINQLTRSMAIDYGYANVRVNGLCPGLIETPMTSMVRDNDAFHAFFASQHMLSRSGQPEEVANVALFLASDEASFVSGQMIAVDGGFSAGRRFAPPAQ is encoded by the coding sequence ATGGCTCGTTTGCAGAATAAGGTTGCGGTGGTCACCGGCGGCGCTTCGGGTATCGGTCTGGCCTGCGTGCGCCGTTTCGCTGAAGAAGGCGCGCAAGTGGTCGGGCTGGACATCGGCAGTGCACCGGCAGACTTTCCCGGCCTGTTCATGACCCTGGACGTGCGGGACGAAGCGCAGGTGCAGCAAGTCATGCAAGAAGTCATCAGTCGCCTCGGGCGCATCGACGTGCTGGTCAACGCCGCCGGAGTCGCCGACCAGGGCAGCGTGACCCAGACCACCACCGCCAACTGGCAACGGGTGATGGACATCAACCTGACCGGCAGCATGCTCACCAGCAAATACGCGCTGGCGTCGATGGTTGAACAACGCAATGGCTCGATCATCAACGTCGGTTCGATCTTCGGCCTGCAAGGCTGCGACGGCAACGTGGCCTACAACGTGTCCAAGGGTGGCATCAACCAGCTGACCCGCTCGATGGCCATCGACTACGGCTACGCCAACGTTCGCGTCAACGGCCTGTGCCCGGGCCTGATCGAAACGCCGATGACCAGCATGGTCCGTGACAATGACGCGTTCCACGCCTTCTTCGCCTCGCAGCACATGCTCAGCCGCTCCGGGCAACCGGAGGAAGTGGCCAACGTCGCTCTGTTCCTGGCCTCGGACGAAGCGTCCTTTGTCAGCGGCCAGATGATCGCCGTGGACGGTGGTTTCTCCGCCGGTCGCCGTTTCGCCCCGCCCGCCCAGTAA
- a CDS encoding FAD-binding protein, whose product MNAAGIKWDECCDVLVIGSGAGGMTAVLRAHDLGLNALLIEKSGEYGGTSAVSGGGIWIPNNHRINAIGGSDSAAEAIAYIRAVTHGEIDDGRIEAYVEHGREMVEYLEQHTRVRFEAQPRYADYYPEVEGGKPGYRSMDPQPFDAAELGEEFLRMRAPSPGTLMMGRMAMTMKEAQVLLCRGPGWLRLTLRVMWRYWRDREGRRLSRRDRFLTLGNALIGALRCSLQDRGKSLWLNCALEELLLVGDRVGGARVNRNGQLLNVKARYGVIIAAGGFERNQAMREQYLPQPSKADWSATPPNNTGDGIRAGQAIGARTALMDHSWWAPTTYVKGEEKQRALFVERTLPGCVMVNAAGERFVNEAAPYTDIVYAMYANNREGAASVPCWMVFDAEFRRKYPCGALLPGYAQRDWQLPEHLRDYFHKASSLEELATKIGVDAGGLVRTVQRFNGMAVQGVDEDFHKGESLFDRYYGDPNVQPNPCLAPLLKGPFYAVRIDAGDIGTKGGLLTDVHARVLHEDGEPINGLYAIGNSAASMMGRTYPGAGSTIGPAMTFGYLAANHIKRQSETASAKTLFGSVE is encoded by the coding sequence ATGAACGCTGCCGGGATCAAATGGGACGAGTGCTGTGATGTGTTGGTGATTGGCTCTGGAGCCGGGGGCATGACCGCTGTGCTGCGCGCCCACGACCTGGGCCTCAATGCGCTGCTGATCGAAAAGAGTGGCGAGTACGGCGGCACCTCGGCGGTGTCCGGCGGCGGCATCTGGATCCCCAACAACCACCGGATCAACGCGATCGGCGGCAGTGACTCGGCGGCCGAAGCGATTGCCTACATCCGCGCGGTGACCCACGGCGAGATCGACGACGGGCGCATCGAAGCCTATGTCGAACATGGCCGGGAGATGGTCGAGTACCTGGAACAACACACCCGCGTGCGCTTCGAAGCGCAACCACGCTACGCCGATTACTACCCGGAGGTCGAGGGCGGAAAACCGGGCTATCGCTCGATGGATCCGCAACCGTTCGATGCCGCCGAACTCGGCGAAGAATTTTTGCGCATGCGCGCTCCGTCCCCCGGCACCCTGATGATGGGGCGCATGGCGATGACCATGAAAGAGGCGCAGGTGCTGCTGTGCCGTGGCCCCGGCTGGTTGCGCCTGACCCTGCGGGTGATGTGGCGCTACTGGCGTGATCGCGAAGGGCGACGCTTGTCCCGCCGCGACCGTTTCCTGACCCTGGGCAATGCCTTGATCGGTGCCTTGCGCTGTTCGTTGCAGGATCGCGGCAAGTCGCTGTGGCTCAACTGTGCGCTGGAAGAACTGCTGCTGGTCGGCGACCGGGTCGGCGGGGCGCGAGTCAATCGCAACGGTCAGTTGCTCAACGTCAAGGCGCGCTACGGGGTGATCATCGCCGCCGGTGGTTTCGAGCGTAACCAGGCGATGCGTGAGCAGTATTTGCCGCAGCCGTCCAAAGCGGATTGGAGCGCCACACCGCCGAACAATACCGGCGACGGCATCCGCGCTGGCCAGGCCATTGGTGCGCGGACCGCGTTGATGGATCACAGCTGGTGGGCGCCGACCACTTACGTCAAGGGCGAAGAAAAACAGCGTGCGCTGTTCGTTGAACGCACCCTGCCGGGGTGCGTGATGGTCAATGCGGCGGGTGAGCGTTTCGTCAACGAAGCCGCGCCCTATACCGATATCGTTTACGCGATGTACGCCAACAACCGCGAAGGCGCCGCGAGCGTGCCGTGCTGGATGGTGTTCGACGCCGAGTTCCGCCGCAAATACCCGTGCGGCGCCTTGCTGCCGGGCTATGCCCAGCGTGATTGGCAATTGCCCGAGCATTTGCGTGATTACTTCCACAAGGCGTCGAGTCTTGAAGAGCTGGCGACGAAAATCGGTGTCGACGCTGGCGGGCTGGTGCGCACCGTGCAGCGCTTCAACGGCATGGCCGTGCAGGGTGTCGACGAGGATTTCCACAAGGGCGAATCGCTGTTCGACCGCTACTACGGCGACCCGAACGTGCAACCCAATCCGTGCCTGGCGCCGCTGCTCAAGGGGCCGTTCTACGCCGTGCGCATCGACGCCGGCGACATCGGCACCAAGGGTGGCCTGCTGACCGACGTGCATGCCCGCGTGTTGCACGAAGACGGTGAACCGATCAACGGCCTGTACGCCATCGGCAACAGCGCCGCCTCGATGATGGGCCGCACCTATCCGGGCGCCGGTTCGACCATCGGCCCGGCCATGACCTTCGGTTACCTGGCGGCCAATCACATCAAGCGCCAGAGCGAAACCGCTTCGGCGAAAACCTTGTTCGGGAGTGTCGAATGA
- a CDS encoding FadD3 family acyl-CoA ligase translates to MPPVATALTIAQLFANAAQAYGDRPAIEDAGHVISYRQLDQLRRQAARALLALDVQVGDRVAIWAPNVWEWIVAAGALQSVGAALVPLNTRMKGSEAGYILRESGTCVLFAIGEFLGADYPGMLASEDLPALRHIVSVRGANAGTLAWDRFMDLGVDVPHLALRTREQSVGPQALSDVLFTSGTTGKPKGVMTSHGQNLRIVRDWSDIVGLRESDRYLIVNPFFHSFGYKAGWLAALMRGCTLLPQQVFDVQAVLECVQRERITVLPGPPTLYQSLLAHPQRSEFDLSSLRVAVTGAAAIPVEMIHRMRDELGFATIVTAYGLTEVCGFATICRAGDSAELVANTSGRAMPGVEVRCVGNSGRSQPANIPGEVQIRGYNLMQGYLNNPEASQEILDADGWLHTGDIGMLDEQGYLRITDRLKDMFITGGFNVYPAEIEQCLLTYPGVAQAAVIGIPDERMGEVAMAFLLPAPGMEIEQARFLAWCREQMANYKVPRRVQVLQKMPINAAGKVTKNVLREWALQPAD, encoded by the coding sequence ATGCCGCCTGTCGCCACCGCACTGACCATCGCTCAACTGTTCGCCAACGCTGCCCAGGCCTACGGCGACCGCCCGGCCATCGAGGACGCGGGCCACGTCATCAGCTACCGACAACTGGACCAACTGCGCCGCCAGGCTGCCCGCGCACTGCTGGCCCTCGACGTACAGGTCGGGGACCGCGTGGCGATCTGGGCGCCCAATGTGTGGGAGTGGATTGTCGCCGCCGGTGCCCTGCAAAGTGTCGGCGCCGCCCTGGTGCCGCTCAATACCCGGATGAAGGGCAGCGAGGCCGGCTACATCCTGCGCGAGAGCGGCACCTGCGTGTTGTTTGCCATCGGTGAGTTTCTTGGTGCGGACTATCCCGGCATGCTGGCGTCCGAAGACCTGCCTGCCCTGCGCCACATCGTCAGCGTGCGCGGCGCCAATGCGGGCACCCTGGCGTGGGATCGGTTCATGGACCTGGGGGTCGACGTGCCGCACCTGGCCCTGCGCACCCGCGAACAGAGCGTTGGCCCGCAGGCCTTGTCCGACGTGCTGTTTACTTCGGGCACCACCGGCAAGCCCAAAGGCGTGATGACCAGCCACGGCCAGAACCTGCGAATCGTGCGGGACTGGAGCGATATCGTTGGCTTGCGCGAGAGCGATCGCTACCTGATCGTCAACCCCTTCTTCCACTCCTTCGGCTACAAGGCCGGCTGGCTGGCCGCCTTGATGCGTGGCTGCACCCTCCTGCCCCAGCAAGTGTTCGACGTGCAGGCTGTGCTTGAATGCGTGCAGCGCGAACGCATCACCGTGCTGCCAGGGCCGCCGACGCTGTATCAATCGTTGCTTGCCCATCCGCAACGCAGTGAGTTCGACCTGAGCTCCCTGCGCGTGGCGGTGACCGGGGCGGCGGCGATCCCGGTGGAGATGATCCACCGCATGCGCGACGAACTGGGCTTCGCCACCATCGTCACCGCCTATGGCCTGACGGAGGTCTGCGGTTTCGCCACGATCTGCCGCGCCGGCGACTCTGCGGAGCTGGTCGCCAACACCAGCGGCCGGGCGATGCCGGGGGTAGAAGTACGTTGTGTCGGCAACAGCGGCCGCAGCCAGCCGGCGAACATTCCCGGTGAAGTGCAGATTCGCGGCTACAACCTGATGCAGGGTTACCTCAACAACCCCGAAGCCAGCCAGGAGATTCTCGACGCCGACGGCTGGCTGCACACCGGCGACATCGGCATGCTCGACGAACAGGGTTACCTGCGCATCACCGACCGCCTCAAGGACATGTTCATCACCGGCGGCTTCAATGTGTACCCGGCGGAGATCGAACAGTGCTTGCTGACCTATCCGGGTGTGGCTCAGGCGGCGGTGATCGGCATTCCCGATGAGCGCATGGGTGAAGTGGCGATGGCGTTCCTGTTGCCAGCGCCGGGTATGGAAATCGAACAGGCACGGTTCCTCGCCTGGTGCCGTGAGCAGATGGCCAACTACAAGGTGCCGCGCCGGGTGCAGGTGCTGCAGAAGATGCCGATCAATGCCGCGGGCAAAGTGACCAAGAATGTGTTGCGCGAGTGGGCATTGCAGCCCGCCGACTAA
- a CDS encoding DUF1302 family protein encodes MIKTIIAPPTQHPRVQLAWLLLAGGLSAHVNAMSFQPSEDLSIDWDTTLTYSLAWRTESRDHKLTANANGNDGDNAFDKGSLINNRSGFLTEANIKWQDDYGVFVRATGFYDNVYDQDNDNTTGTSNCFAGGHCSKPDRFSQDTIDQHRNELRMLDYYAYGTWDLSGHAFNARLGNQVVSWGESLFYPGISAAQSPVDATKATTPGVEVKEILLPVGQLFTQFALTESLGIQAYYQYKWEKTELFGVGSYFSTTDFIDEGGFNDASGFVTRMKDDKPSDSGQYGVAFTYAAESLNNTEFGLFYSRYHDKTPSLDFASNLGRYQVRYFDNIDLFGASFATVLGDVSWAGEVSYRDGTPVMVDNGFSSPVRGKTVQAQTSMIYVLGPTSFADNTSLTGEVVYNTVVSNDKSQPVTLAPGFTLPGTDSLVYDRDAWGYTVQANFDYNDVFSGWDMSVPVTFSAAAHGDSSMVGSINAGQNDNRASIGSSWRYLGNFTVEARYNAYLGNANNSPLADRDNVALNFKYRF; translated from the coding sequence ATGATAAAAACAATAATCGCCCCACCAACACAGCACCCTCGCGTTCAACTGGCTTGGCTGTTGCTGGCGGGCGGACTTAGCGCTCACGTTAACGCCATGAGCTTTCAGCCAAGCGAAGACTTGAGCATCGACTGGGACACCACACTGACGTACAGCCTCGCCTGGCGGACCGAGTCTCGCGATCACAAACTGACCGCCAATGCCAACGGCAACGACGGCGACAACGCGTTCGACAAAGGCAGCCTGATCAACAACCGCAGCGGCTTTCTCACCGAAGCCAACATCAAGTGGCAAGACGACTACGGCGTGTTCGTCCGGGCGACGGGCTTCTACGACAACGTCTACGATCAGGACAACGACAACACCACCGGCACTTCCAACTGCTTCGCCGGCGGCCATTGCAGCAAGCCTGACCGCTTCTCCCAGGACACCATCGACCAGCACCGCAATGAACTGCGCATGCTCGATTACTACGCCTATGGCACCTGGGACCTGAGCGGCCATGCCTTCAACGCGCGCCTGGGTAACCAGGTGGTGAGCTGGGGTGAAAGTCTGTTCTACCCGGGTATTTCCGCGGCCCAGAGCCCGGTGGACGCAACCAAGGCGACCACCCCGGGCGTCGAGGTCAAGGAAATCCTGCTGCCGGTCGGCCAACTGTTCACCCAGTTCGCCCTGACCGAAAGCCTGGGCATCCAGGCCTACTACCAATACAAGTGGGAAAAGACCGAGCTGTTCGGCGTGGGTAGCTACTTCTCCACCACCGACTTCATCGACGAGGGCGGCTTCAACGACGCCTCCGGTTTCGTCACCCGCATGAAGGACGACAAGCCGAGCGACAGCGGCCAGTACGGTGTGGCCTTCACCTACGCCGCCGAGTCGTTGAACAACACCGAGTTCGGCCTCTTCTACTCGCGCTATCACGACAAGACGCCGTCGCTGGATTTCGCGTCGAACCTGGGCCGCTACCAGGTGCGCTACTTCGACAACATCGACCTGTTCGGCGCGAGCTTCGCCACCGTGCTGGGCGACGTCAGTTGGGCCGGTGAAGTCAGCTACCGCGACGGCACGCCGGTGATGGTCGACAACGGTTTCTCCAGCCCCGTGCGTGGCAAGACCGTGCAAGCGCAAACGTCGATGATCTACGTGCTCGGCCCGACCTCCTTCGCCGACAACACCTCCCTGACCGGCGAGGTGGTCTACAACACCGTGGTCAGCAACGACAAGTCGCAGCCGGTGACCCTGGCGCCGGGCTTCACGCTGCCGGGAACCGACAGCCTGGTTTATGACCGCGATGCCTGGGGCTACACGGTGCAGGCGAACTTTGACTACAACGACGTGTTCAGCGGATGGGACATGTCGGTGCCTGTCACCTTCAGCGCCGCCGCTCATGGCGACAGCTCGATGGTCGGCTCGATCAACGCCGGCCAGAACGATAACCGCGCCAGCATCGGCAGTTCGTGGCGCTACCTGGGCAACTTCACCGTCGAGGCCCGCTACAACGCCTACCTCGGTAACGCCAACAACAGCCCGTTGGCCGACCGCGACAACGTCGCGCTCAACTTCAAGTACCGGTTCTGA